TTGACCGAGGTCGTGACCTGGTAGGCACCGATGTGCTGGGTGATGCCACCGGCCTCGCCCGCGACGACGTTCGTCTTGCGGATGGTGTCGAGCAGGCGGGTCTTACCGTGGTCGACGTGACCCATGACGGTCACGACCGGCGGACGCGCGACGAGGAACTCCTCGCCACCCTCGTCCTCGCCGAACTCGATGTCGAAGGACTCGAGCAGCTCGCGGTCCTCCTCCTCCGGGCTGACGATCTCGACGACGTAGTTCATCTCGCCGGCGAGCAGCTGGAGGGTCTCGTCGGAGACGGACTGCGTGGCAGTGACCATCTCGCCGAGGTTCATCATCACGGCGACGAGCGACGCCGGGTTGGCGCCGATCTTCTCGGCGAAGTCGGTGAGGGACGCACCGCGCGACAGGCGGACGGACTGTCCGTTGCCGCGAGGCAGCATCACGCCGCCGACCGACGGGGCCTGCATGGCCTCGTACTCCTGGCGCCTCTGCCGCTTCGACTTGCGACCACGACGCGCCGGACCGCCGGGACGGCCGAACGCACCCTGCGTGCCACCACGGCCACCGGGACCACCCGGACGACCGCCGAAGCCGGGACGGCCACCGCCGCCGGGACCACCGGGACCGCCGGGACGACCGGCGAAGCCGCCGCCACCGCCACCGCCGGGACCGCCGGGACGACCGGCGAAGCCACCGCCACCGCCACCGGGACGACCGGCGAAGCCGCCGCCGCCACCGGGACGACCGCCGCCACCGGCACCGCCGGGACGACCGCCACCACCGGGACCACGGCCACCGGGGCCACCGCCGCCGGGACGCGGGCCGGCAGCAGGACGCTGCGGCATCATGCCGGGGTTGGGACGCGGGCCGCCGGGGCCGCCGCCGGGACGGGGACCGCCCTGCGGACGGGGCATGCCGCCCGGGCTCGGACGAGCGCCACCCGGGGACTGCGGACGGGGACCGCCCGCCGCGCCCTGGGGACGGGGACCGCCCTGACCCTGACCCTGCGGACGCGGGGCGCGCTCGGGACGCTCACCGGGGGCACCGGGGCCACCGGGTCGCGGGGCACCGCCGGGACGGGGCGCCTGCGGGCGCGCCATGCCGGTGGAGCCACCAGAGGTGAAGGGGTTGTTGCCCGGACGGGGACCGGCCGGACGGGCACCGGGACGCGGGGCCTGGCCACCCGGACGCGGAGCGCCGGGACGGTCGCCACGGTCACCACGGCCCTGGCCGCCCTGGCCGGGACCGCCGGCGGGACGCTGGGCACCCGGACGCGGAGCCTGCTGGCCGGCCGGACGCGGGGCGCCCGGACGCGGGGCGGAGCCCTGCGCGGGAGCCGGCGCGGCGGGAGCCGACGGGGGCGCCGTGAACTCGGGCGTGGTCGGGGCCGGAGACGCCGGCGCCGGGCGCGGCGCGGGCTTCGGGCCCGGACGGGGGCCGGGAGCCGTCGGTGCGGCGGGAGCCGCGGGCGTCTCGGCGGCGGCCGGCTTGGGAGCCGGCGGGCGCGGGGCGGCCGGACGGGCAGCCTGCGCCGGAGAGGGGGCGCCCGGCTTGGCCGGGGCAGCCTTGCGCGGGGCGGGCTTGCCGCCCCCGTTGCCCTGCTGGAGGGCGTCCGTCAACTTACGGACGACGGGCGCTTCGATGGTCGAAGACGCCGAACGGACGAATTCACCGAGTTCCTGGAGCTTGGCCATGACGACCTTGCTCTCAACTCCGAACTCCTTGGCGAGTTCGTATACCCGGACCTTAGCCACTTCGCTCCTTTTAGGTCCGGGTTGCGTCCGGACCGTCGCTACTTCATGGGCGTACTCATCGCGTGCTCATCGAGTGCTCATCGCAATCTCGACCTACTTCCAACTCGCGGGGTACCAGGGCCGCACGGGGGTTCCGTACGACGCTCCTTGCGGTGTTGCCTGCTCAGCAACTGTCTGTCTGCTCGACGTACTGGCGCAACGCCTTTACGTCGAGCGCTCCCGGGGCGCGAAGCGCCCGCATGAACGCCCGGCGGCGTACCGCCTGGTCGAGACAGACCAGGGCGGGGTGCACATAGGCGCCCCGGCCGGGCAGCGTACCGCTTGGATCGGGGACGCATGCGTCCTTGATCGCCACGGTACGCAGCAGATCGGTCTTGGCCGCTCGCTGCCTGCACCCCACACAGGTGCGTTCAGGGCATGCGCGGGCGTGCGTCCGGCCAGACACTGCTAAGTCTACCTCCCCGTACCGACCTCACCCCTTTGGGGCAGGAATCGAACGGTTGTTGTCGTGATCTAAGCCAAGCTCGGCTTGGATCTATTCCCCGGCTTATTCCCCGGGCTGCTCGGTGTCGGGCCGGATGTCGATGCGCCAGCCGGTCAGACGGGCCGCGAGGCGGGCGTTCTGCCCTTCCTTGCCGATCGCCAGGGACAGCTGGTAGTCCGGCACGGTCACGCGCGCGGAGCGGGCCGCGAGGTCCACGACCTCCACCTTGGAGACACGGGCCGGGGAGAGCGCGTTCGCCACCATCTCGGCCGGGTCGTCCGACCAGTCGACGATGTCGATCTTCTCGCCGTTCAGCTCGCCCATGACGTTGCGCACCCGGCCGCCCATGGGGCCGATGCAGGCGCCCTTGGCGTTCAGTCCGGAACGGGTGGACCGCACCGCGATCTTCGTACGGTGACCGGCCTCACGCGCGATGGCGGCGATCTCCACCGAACCGTCGGCGATCTCCGGCACCTCAAGGGCGAACAGCTTCTTCACCAGATTGGGATGCGTGCGCGAGAGGGTGACGGACGGACCGCGCACGCCCTTCGCCACCCGGACGACGTACGACCGCAGCCGCATGCCGTGCTGGTAGCTCTCACCGGGCACCTGCTCCTGCACCGGCAGCATGGCCTCCATCTTGCCGATGTCCACGAGCACGTTCTTCGGGTCGCGGCCCTGCTGCACCACACCGGTGACGATGTCGCCCTCACGCCCGGCGTACTCGCCGAGCGTCGCGTCGTCCTCGGCGTCGCGCAGCCGCTGCAAGATGACCTGCTTGGCGGTGGTGGCGGCGATACGGCCGAAGTCCGACGGGGTGTCGTCGAACTCGCGGGGCTCCTGGCCCTCTTCGAGCTCCTCGGGGTCTTCCTTCGCCCACACGACCACATGGCCGGATTCCCGGTCGAGGCGCACGCGCGCGTGGCGGTGGCTTCCCTCGGTGCGGTGGTAGGCGATGAGGAGGGCCGACTCGATCGCCTCGACCAACAGGTCGAAGGAGATCTCCTTCTCCCGTACCAAGCCCCGCAGGGCACTCATGTCGATGTCCACGGCTACGCCTCCTCTTCCTTCTTGTCCTTGCGGTTGAACTCGACCTGGACGCGCGCCTTGTCGATCTCGGCGAAGCCGAGCCTGCGGCCGGTGGCCTTGCGGCCCTTCACTCCGGGCACCTCGACGTCCAGGCCGTCGTCGTCGACCGTGAGGATCCGGGCCACCAGTTCCCCGCCCTCGGCCAGTTGGAACTTCACCAGCCGGCCGACGGCACGGGTGTAGTGCCGGTGCTCGATGAGGAGGCGCTCCGCGCCCGGGGTGCCGACCTCGAGGGTGTACTCGCCCTCGCCCATCGCGTCCGTCTCGTCGAGCTTCGCCGAGAGCGCGCGGCTCACATCGGCGATGGCGTCCAGATCGGCGCCCTGGTCGGAGTCGACGACGACACGAAGTACACGCTTTCGTCCGACGGAGTCCACTTCGATCTCTTCGAGATCCAGTCCCTGAGAGGTGACGAGCGGTTCCAGGAGCTCTCGCAGCCTCTCGCTCTGGGTGGTGCTCATCCGGGTGACTCCTCGGCCGCGTGTGCTGTTGTGGGAAGGTCGCGTGTCTGGTCAAAGGGTATCCGGTCCGAAGGACTGTTGCCGTCCATCGTGCGCCCCGCGGGGCCCGCGGACGGTGCCGATGAGTGGTTGCGGACCGGCGCGCGGGTACCGTGATCACCGGCGGGGCCGCCCTTCCCGCCCGTGTGTTCGTACGAGCCCCCGAGGACGTCTGCCGTGCCGTACCCCCCGCCGCCGCGCACCCCCTCGGGGCCGCGCAGAAGAACCCTCCTCGCCTCGGCCGCCGGAGCCGCCCTGCTGGTGGGCTGCTCCTCCGGATCCGGTGACTCCGACTCCGAGGAGAGCACCGGAGGCAGCCCCTCGGTCGCCGAGCGGGCACGCACGCGTGCGGCGCGGGACAGCAGGGGGATCGTCGAGCGGTACGACGCCGTCCTCGCCGCCCATCCGACGCTCACGGACCGCCTGGCACCGCTGCGGGCGGAGGCCGTACGGCATGTGGAGGCGTTCGGCGGAACCGGGACGGCGGGCGCGGCAGCGTCTCCCACGGTGTCCGCGTCGGCGAGCGGTTCGGCGGCGCCGTCGCCGGCCGTCGCCGTGCCGGTGAACGAGAAGGACGCCCTGGTCGAGCTCGCCACCGCGGAGCGGGTGCTCGCGGACGCGCGGGCGAAGGCGCTGGGCGACATGCCGGGCGAGCTGGCCCGGCTGCTGGCCTCGGTGGCCGCGGCCGGGGCGGCGCACGCGTATCTGCTGACGGAGGGGGCCAAGTGAGCGACGAGACCAAGAAGCGGGCACTGACCGCGCTCCAGGCGGCCCTGGCGGCCGAGCACGCCGCCGTGTACGGCTACGGCGTCGTCGGCGGCCGGATCCGCGAGGGCCGGCGCACCGAGGCCCGGTCCGCCTACGACGCCCATCGCGCCCGGCGTGACGTGCTGGTGCGGGAGGTGCGGGACCTGGGCGGGACGCCGGTCGCGGCGGCGGCCGGGTACGCGCTGCCGTTCCCGGTGCCGGACTCGGAGGCGGCCGTACGGCTGGCCGCCGAACTGGAGGACCGGGTCGCCGGGGTGTATTCCGACCTTGTGCGGGCAGCCGTGGGCGAGCGGCGCATGCTGGCCACGGAGGCGCTGCGGGAGGCGGCGGTGCGGGCGGTGCGCTGGCGCGGGGAGAGCGTAGCCTTCCCTGGTCTCGCCGAGCGGGCGGCGACGGTCACGGCCTCGGCTTCAGCCACGACCACGGCCGCGCCGACTCCTACGGCGTAACGCGTACGGGAAGGGAAGAACTCGGGTATGGCTTTCGAACCGCCGCAGCGTCTGGTGAGGGCGCTCGGTGAGACGGCACCTGACGGTGACGACTGGTTGGAGAAGCTGCCCGAGGCGGCTCAACAGGCCGTCGCGCTACGCGAGTTGAGCGTGGAGCGGGTGCAGGTGCCGGGCGGTCGCAGCAGCCTGGTGGTCCTGGTCCGGCGCGCCGACGGCACGCCCGCCGTGCTGAAGCTGGCCCCGCCGCGGTTCCGGCCGGAGGCGGAGCGGACGGCGCTGGCGCACTGGGACGGGCTGGGTGCCGTACAGCTGCTGGAGCCCTTCGCGGGGGAGGGCGTGCTGCTGCTGGAGCGGTTGCATCCCGATGTGTCGGTGCGCTCGTTGCCCGAGGCGAAGGCGTTGCTGGAGGCGGCCGGTACCCTGCGGCGGCTCTGGGTCGAACCGCCTGCCGGGCACGCGTTCGAGACGGTGGCCGAGCGGACGGGGCGGCAGGCGGAGGCGATGCGGGCGACCGCGTCGGGCTTGGCCGAGGTCGGTCCGCTGGTCGACGCGGCTCTTGCCGCTCGTGCGGAGTTGCTGGCCTCGCCGCCTGAGGAGCGGTTGCTGCACGGGACGTTTCGGCAGAGCAAGGTGCTGGCCGGGGAGCGGATGCCGTGGCTGGCGGTGGGACCGGATCCGGTGGTGGGTGAGTGCGCGTTCGATCTCGCGCGGTTGGTGCGGGATCGGGTGGAGGATCTGATCGCCTCGCCGTCGGGGGCTTCGATCACCCGGCGGCGGGTCAAGCGGCTCGCGGAGTCGTTGGATGTGGATCAGGAGCGGTTGCGGAGGTGGACGCTGTTCCGGGCGGTGGAGTCCGGGGTGCGGGCGCGGCGGGTCGGGCGGGCTCGGGATGCTGAGTTGTTGCTGGAATTCGCTGGGTGGCTTTAGGGGTTGTGGGCCTGGTGCGGGTGGGTGGGGGCTCGTCGCGCCCGCGCGGCGGAGCCGCACATCGATACGGCCCCGCGCCCCTAGGGACGCCGGGCAGCCCTTAGTTTCAGAGCCAGCGCCGGGCAGTCTGTGGCTGCTCTGCGGGCCCGTTTGAGGGTGCGGGTGGGGAGTGGTTTGTCGTCCACCAGGGGGTAGCCCCACTCGTCCAAGGTGATGTGTTCCGGCAGGAGTTCCGCGCACAGGCCGTGCGCCTTGCAACTCGTCCAGTCGACCTCGATGTGCTGGTCCATGTCAGTGGTCCTCCGTGCAGAAGCCCCTTGCGTGGGCGTCGAGTTCGAGGGCGAAGGTCGTCAGGGCACTGCGGGCCAGGCGGACGGTCCCGTCGGGGTGATGGCAGGCACCTCGGCCCTCGGCCAGGCCCGCCCAACGCGCGAGGTCGGTGCGGGTGGTGCCCTGGGGGCCCGGGGTGGCGAGGGCCGTGAAGGCGGCCGAGATGCGGGGCAGGCCGTTGCGGCAGGGGCCGCACTGGCCGGCCGACTGCGCCGCGAGGTAGCGCAGGATTCCGGCCGTCTCCCGCAAGCCGCAGCGGTCGGCCGGGAGTCCGATCAGGATGCCGGCGCCCATGGTCGTCGCGTCCAGCGTCCGGGACACCGCTTCCGTCGCCGGGATCCAGGTGCCGTGATAGCCGCCGAGCAGCACCGCTGAGATGCCGTTCAAGGGCAGGAGCCGGTGCAAGGGGGTGCCGAACGGGGCTTCCGCCACATGGGGTTCGCCTCCCGGGGGGTGGATCGTGCAGAGCGCGCTGCCGGGCTGGGCCGCGGTGCCCGCCGTGCGGAACCAGTCGGCGCCGAAGCGGGCGATCAGGGCCAGGTGGGCGAGGGTCTCCACGTTCTGGACGAGGGTCGGGGCACGGTGGACGCCCTGTTCGCGGATCGGGCGGTTCGTGTACGTCGGGAGCGCGGCGCCCCCGCCGACGTACCGGGCGAGCGCCGAGGACTGGCCGGAGAGGAAGCGCTTGGGGAGGCGTACGACCTTGACGGGGACGGGGTCGCGGCGGTGGGTCAGGGCCGATTCGAGGTCGCCGGCGCCTTCCTCGACGGCGAGGTGGGCCTCCCGCGCGCCCGTCGCCGCGGCGGCCACCTGGATGCCGTCCAGGACGAGGTGGGGCGACCGGCGCAGCAGGGTCTTGTCCTTGCGGCTGGCGGGTTCGCCCTCGGCGCCGTTGGCGATGACGACCGGGGTACGTCCGGTGCGGCGGCCTGCGGTGGCGACCGAGAGGAGCTTGCGGTGGACGGGGAAAGCGGCGCCGCCCCGGCCGGTGAGGCCCGATGCGGCGACCAGACGGAGGAGGTCGTCCGCGGCGGCCGGCGGGAGGGGGCCGTAGCGGTCCTCGTGCGTCCGCAGGTCCGCCGGGGCGCCGCCGGGGGCCAGCAGGCGCGGGGACATGTGGAGGTCGGGGAAGGTCGCGGTCACGGATGGGCTCCTTCACGAGTGCGGATGCGGGTGCCTGCGGCGGCCAGGACCGTGGCTGCGCAGACGATCGTCAGCCATGTCATCCAGTCGGTGCCGGTGTCCGTGCCGATTCCTGCGCCGTGGATCAGGGCGAACGGCCAGGAGGCGTACGCCAGCCAGTGCGTGGCGCGCCAGGCGCGGTGGCCCATGCGGTGGCGGAGGAGGCTGGTGAGGACGACCGCCAGCATGAGGTCGAAGGCGACGGTGCCCAGGCCCAGCCACAGCGGTTGGTAGTCGGAGACGAAGGGGACCAGGACGTCCACGAACGTGATGTTGACGTAGCTGTCGACGATCGCCGTGGTGATGTGCAGGGCCAGGAAGGCGGTGGCCGAGAGGGAGAGGGTGCGGTGGAGACGGATGGTGCCGAAGCGGGGGAGGCCGGGGAGGCGGGTGCGTAGTCGGACGGCTATGCCGAGCAGGACGACGACGGTGAAGAGGATGAGGCAGACGGCACCTGTGGCTCGGTTGGCGTACCAGAGGGTTTCGGAGGTCATGCGGCTGCCGGCCGGTGGGAGCTGGTCGCGCAGTTCCCCGCGCCCCTTGGGTTCGTCGGCCAGCCCGGGGTTGTGATGACCAGGCCCTCTTGGCTTACCAGGCGGGCCGGTAGGGCCATCCTCGTCAGCCAGCGCTCCGCCCCCGCGCCCTTCACCAACGCGGCTGTGCTCGCCGCGTTCGCTTCGGCGCAGCTGCCTGCTGCCACGGAGACCGTGCGCCACGGGGTGCGGACCGGGAGGCCGGTGCGGGGGTCGACTATGTGGTGGAGGTTCTGGTCGCCGCGGCGCCAGCGGCGGGCGGAGGTGCCGGAGGTGGCGAGGCCGCCGCCGTGCAGGCCCACACAGTCGTACGAGCCGTGGGCGGGCGTCTCGTCGACCGGGCCCGTGATGTCCTGGACGCGGATCTGCCAGCCGCCCGCCGGGGGTTCGCCCGCCACGGCCGTGTCGCCGCCGAGGGCCACGAGGACACCGCAGCCCGCCGCTTCGGCCAGCAGGGTCGCGGCCCGGTCGGCGGCCCACGCCTTGGCCGTGGCGCCCAGGTCGAGGCGGACGCCGGGCGGCACGGTGACCGTGCCGGTCGCGCGGTCGAGGTGGACGGTGCGCCAGCCCGGGGTGCGCTGGACGGTGAGGCGGACCGGGCGGTCGTCCTCCTGGACGAGGGTGAAGTCGCGGTCGTAGCCGAGGGCGTCCATCGCCGAGCCGACCGTCGGGTCCACGGCGCCGTCGGTCGCCTCGGCCGCGTGCAGGGCGACCGACAGGGCCTCCGCGAGAAGCGGGCTGACCTGGACGGGGCGGCCCGCCGTGGTGTCGAGGGCGGCGAGTTCCGAGTCCTGGCGGAAGCGGGAGCAGGCCGCGTCGACCTCGGCGAGGTGGCGGGCGAGGAGCAGGTTGCAGGAGTCCAGCAGGGCCGGGTCGGTGACGACGAGGCGGACACCGGTGCCGAGGGCACGCCAGTCGGCGGCGGCCGTGGTGCGTTGCGTGGGGCGGTGCTTGAGGGAGACGGCCATCACGACGCCCCCGAGGTGGAGTCGGCGGAGCCGCTGCCGGAGGTGAGGCCGGAGGAGGACGAGGAGGAGGAAGTCCCGTTGTCCGTAGAGGAGTTGGCCGAGGTGTCCGACGACGAGGTGGACGAGTCCGCGGAACTGCTGGAGCTGCTGGAGCTGGAGCTGGAGTTCGTGCCGCTGCTCGCCGTGGTGTTCGCGTCCGCCTGCATCGTGCCGACCAGGGCGAAGACCCCGGCCGCCGCGGCGAGCGTGACGGCGGCGGCGAGGGAGGCCGTCCGCCGGGCGCCCCTGCGGACCGCGGCGGCGGCACCTCGTTCCGTGGTTCTCATGACCGTTCCCCTCCGTAGTGACGTTCTGTCACGTCCTACGGTCGGGGAACGGCCTGAGAGAAGTCTGTGAGTCCCCTTTAGGGTCCCAGAGACGTTTCTGAGGAGTTTCTTTACGCGGGTTACGCGGGTTACGCGCTGAGGCGGGCGATCGCCTCGTCCACCGTCAGCTCCTCGCGCTCACCGGTCTTGCGGTCCTTCAGCTCCAGGACGCCCTCGGCCGAGCGGCGGCCCGCGACGAGGATCTTCGGTACGCCGATGAGCTCGGCGTCCGTGAACTTCACGCCCGGGGAGACGCCGGCGCGGTCGTCGACCAGGACGCGCAGACCCGCGGCGCGCAGCTTCTCGGAGACCTCCAGGGCCAGCTCGGTCTGGAGGGCCTTGCCCGCGGCGACCACATGGACGTCGGCCGGGGCGACCTCGGCCGGCCAGCACAGGCCCTGCTCGTCGGCGGTCTGCTCGGCGAGGGCGGCGACGGCGCGGGAGACGCCGATGCCGTAGGAGCCCATGGTCACGCGGACC
This DNA window, taken from Streptomyces sp. NBC_00663, encodes the following:
- a CDS encoding ferredoxin, which gives rise to MDQHIEVDWTSCKAHGLCAELLPEHITLDEWGYPLVDDKPLPTRTLKRARRAATDCPALALKLRAARRP
- the nusA gene encoding transcription termination factor NusA, producing MDIDMSALRGLVREKEISFDLLVEAIESALLIAYHRTEGSHRHARVRLDRESGHVVVWAKEDPEELEEGQEPREFDDTPSDFGRIAATTAKQVILQRLRDAEDDATLGEYAGREGDIVTGVVQQGRDPKNVLVDIGKMEAMLPVQEQVPGESYQHGMRLRSYVVRVAKGVRGPSVTLSRTHPNLVKKLFALEVPEIADGSVEIAAIAREAGHRTKIAVRSTRSGLNAKGACIGPMGGRVRNVMGELNGEKIDIVDWSDDPAEMVANALSPARVSKVEVVDLAARSARVTVPDYQLSLAIGKEGQNARLAARLTGWRIDIRPDTEQPGE
- a CDS encoding FAD:protein FMN transferase, which gives rise to MAVSLKHRPTQRTTAAADWRALGTGVRLVVTDPALLDSCNLLLARHLAEVDAACSRFRQDSELAALDTTAGRPVQVSPLLAEALSVALHAAEATDGAVDPTVGSAMDALGYDRDFTLVQEDDRPVRLTVQRTPGWRTVHLDRATGTVTVPPGVRLDLGATAKAWAADRAATLLAEAAGCGVLVALGGDTAVAGEPPAGGWQIRVQDITGPVDETPAHGSYDCVGLHGGGLATSGTSARRWRRGDQNLHHIVDPRTGLPVRTPWRTVSVAAGSCAEANAASTAALVKGAGAERWLTRMALPARLVSQEGLVITTPGWPTNPRGAGNCATSSHRPAAA
- the infB gene encoding translation initiation factor IF-2; the protein is MAKVRVYELAKEFGVESKVVMAKLQELGEFVRSASSTIEAPVVRKLTDALQQGNGGGKPAPRKAAPAKPGAPSPAQAARPAAPRPPAPKPAAAETPAAPAAPTAPGPRPGPKPAPRPAPASPAPTTPEFTAPPSAPAAPAPAQGSAPRPGAPRPAGQQAPRPGAQRPAGGPGQGGQGRGDRGDRPGAPRPGGQAPRPGARPAGPRPGNNPFTSGGSTGMARPQAPRPGGAPRPGGPGAPGERPERAPRPQGQGQGGPRPQGAAGGPRPQSPGGARPSPGGMPRPQGGPRPGGGPGGPRPNPGMMPQRPAAGPRPGGGGPGGRGPGGGGRPGGAGGGGRPGGGGGFAGRPGGGGGGFAGRPGGPGGGGGGGFAGRPGGPGGPGGGGRPGFGGRPGGPGGRGGTQGAFGRPGGPARRGRKSKRQRRQEYEAMQAPSVGGVMLPRGNGQSVRLSRGASLTDFAEKIGANPASLVAVMMNLGEMVTATQSVSDETLQLLAGEMNYVVEIVSPEEEDRELLESFDIEFGEDEGGEEFLVARPPVVTVMGHVDHGKTRLLDTIRKTNVVAGEAGGITQHIGAYQVTTSVNDEERKITFIDTPGHEAFTAMRARGAKSTDIAILVVAANDGVMPQTVEALNHAKAADVPIVVAVNKIDVEGADPTKVRGQLTEYGLVAEEYGGDTMFVDISAKQGLNIESLLEAVVLTADASLDLRANPEQDAQGIAIESHLDRGRGAVATVLVQRGTLRVGDTMVVGDAYGRVRAMLDDKGENVEEAGPSTPVLVLGLTNVPGAGDNFLVVDEDRTARQIAEKRAARERNANFARRGVRFSLENLDEALKAGLVQELNLIIKGDASGSVEALESSLLQLDVGDEVDIRILHRGVGAVTESDINLATGSDAIVIGFNVRAAGRAAQMAEREGVDVRYYSVIYQAIEEIEAALKGMLKPEYEEVELGTAEIREVFKSSKLGNIAGVLVRSGEVKRNTKARLVRDGKVIAENLNISGLRRFKDDVTELREGFEGGINLGNFNDIKIDDVIATYEMREKPRG
- a CDS encoding NADH-ubiquinone oxidoreductase-F iron-sulfur binding region domain-containing protein, yielding MTATFPDLHMSPRLLAPGGAPADLRTHEDRYGPLPPAAADDLLRLVAASGLTGRGGAAFPVHRKLLSVATAGRRTGRTPVVIANGAEGEPASRKDKTLLRRSPHLVLDGIQVAAAATGAREAHLAVEEGAGDLESALTHRRDPVPVKVVRLPKRFLSGQSSALARYVGGGAALPTYTNRPIREQGVHRAPTLVQNVETLAHLALIARFGADWFRTAGTAAQPGSALCTIHPPGGEPHVAEAPFGTPLHRLLPLNGISAVLLGGYHGTWIPATEAVSRTLDATTMGAGILIGLPADRCGLRETAGILRYLAAQSAGQCGPCRNGLPRISAAFTALATPGPQGTTRTDLARWAGLAEGRGACHHPDGTVRLARSALTTFALELDAHARGFCTEDH
- a CDS encoding aminoglycoside phosphotransferase family protein; amino-acid sequence: MAFEPPQRLVRALGETAPDGDDWLEKLPEAAQQAVALRELSVERVQVPGGRSSLVVLVRRADGTPAVLKLAPPRFRPEAERTALAHWDGLGAVQLLEPFAGEGVLLLERLHPDVSVRSLPEAKALLEAAGTLRRLWVEPPAGHAFETVAERTGRQAEAMRATASGLAEVGPLVDAALAARAELLASPPEERLLHGTFRQSKVLAGERMPWLAVGPDPVVGECAFDLARLVRDRVEDLIASPSGASITRRRVKRLAESLDVDQERLRRWTLFRAVESGVRARRVGRARDAELLLEFAGWL
- a CDS encoding ferritin-like domain-containing protein, coding for MSDETKKRALTALQAALAAEHAAVYGYGVVGGRIREGRRTEARSAYDAHRARRDVLVREVRDLGGTPVAAAAGYALPFPVPDSEAAVRLAAELEDRVAGVYSDLVRAAVGERRMLATEALREAAVRAVRWRGESVAFPGLAERAATVTASASATTTAAPTPTA
- a CDS encoding ferric reductase-like transmembrane domain-containing protein, with protein sequence MTSETLWYANRATGAVCLILFTVVVLLGIAVRLRTRLPGLPRFGTIRLHRTLSLSATAFLALHITTAIVDSYVNITFVDVLVPFVSDYQPLWLGLGTVAFDLMLAVVLTSLLRHRMGHRAWRATHWLAYASWPFALIHGAGIGTDTGTDWMTWLTIVCAATVLAAAGTRIRTREGAHP
- the rimP gene encoding ribosome maturation factor RimP; the protein is MSTTQSERLRELLEPLVTSQGLDLEEIEVDSVGRKRVLRVVVDSDQGADLDAIADVSRALSAKLDETDAMGEGEYTLEVGTPGAERLLIEHRHYTRAVGRLVKFQLAEGGELVARILTVDDDGLDVEVPGVKGRKATGRRLGFAEIDKARVQVEFNRKDKKEEEA
- a CDS encoding YlxR family protein, which codes for MSGRTHARACPERTCVGCRQRAAKTDLLRTVAIKDACVPDPSGTLPGRGAYVHPALVCLDQAVRRRAFMRALRAPGALDVKALRQYVEQTDSC